GTATGCCGCAGCAGGTCGATCATTCGCATCGGCCGCCGCATCCGCCCGCGGCCGTCCGCGCCAACGGCCAGACCGGCAAATTCGGGCAGCACCTTCGTCACCGGATCGTCCAGCGCGACCAACCCCTGCTCGACCAGCATCATGAAGGCAAGGGAAGTCACCGGCTTGGTCATGGAGGCGGTGCGGTACAGCGCATCGGCGCCAAGCGGCTCCCCCGTCGCCCGCGCCACGCCGCTGCGGACGGACAGGATCACTTGCTCGTCGCGCGATACCAGCAATTGCATATGGGGCAGCTTGCCCGGCACGACGTAAGTTTCGTGCACATGGTCGGCCACCGCCCGCAGCTTGCCGGCATCCATGCCTGCTACCCCCGCTGCCGCTGCGTCCACCTGCCCTATCGCCTGCATCATGCCTCCTGCCGGTACTGACGAACCCAGCTAGAACAGTCGCTGTCGCAGGTAAATGCCGTGCCTCCCTAAACGCTTGCCCGTTGCAACGCCCATCATGGCCCTTTATGGCAACCGCCTGATCTCACTGGACGCAAGTTCTTCATGGCTACCGGCCTTTCCGCCATCTTCATGCATAATCGCCCCGCCTTGCTGCGCTTCCTGCGCGCTCGTGGTGCGGGAGATGAATCCGAAGACCTGTTGCAGGACATGTGGATGAAGCTGGAGGAGAAAGATCTGGGGCCAATCGCCGATCCGTTGCCCTATCTTTACCGCATGGCGAACAATCTGATGCTGGACCGCTATCGCTCCGCCACCCGGCGCGAGCGGCGGGAACAGGATTGGGCCGAAGGCGCTGGCGGCGTTATGGCCGATCCTTCGGAGGACATTGCGATAGACGAACGGCTGATCCTGACCGAAAGACTGGATGAGGCCCGCGCCGTGTTGCGATCGCTGGGACCGCGCATCGAACTGGTGTTCCGCCGCTTCCGCATCGAGGGCATCGGGCAAAGGCTGATCGCGGAGGAACTGGGGGTCAGCCTCACCACCGTGGAGAAGGATCTGCAAAAGGCCTATCGCGCCATGATCGCCCTCAAACAGAAAATGGATACGGAATGAGGACGACGGCGGCGTCTCGCCCTATAAGGGGCATGCAATGAACAGGGCTGGAGCCATGATGAATGAGGAGGCGCTCGGATGGGTCATCCGCACGCGCGATCCTGAATTTGCCGATTGGGAGGCGTTCACGCAATGGCTGGAGGCGGATTCCGGCCATGCGGCGGCCTATGACGCGCTGATGGCGGCGGATGCTGACCTCGCCCGGATCGTGCCGGCCGAACCTGTCACCATCGCCGTGCCCGCCAATGATCCGGGAACGCGCGGTTGGCGGCCGATGCGCTGGATCACGGGCGGGGCCGTCGCGGCGGCTCTGGTCGGTGTGGTTTCCGTCGGCATGCTGAACCGGTCGGACATCTACACCGTCACCACCCGGCCCGGCGAAACCCGCACAATCGCGCTGGACGATGGCACCCGCGTCGATCTGAACGGCGGCACGGTCATGCGCTTCGACCGGCATGATGCGCGCTTTGCGGCTTTGGACAGCGGCGAGGCGGCCTTCACCGTCCGGCATGACGCCGCCCATCCCTTCCGCGTGACCGTGGGCAGTGCCGTGTTCGAGGATGCCGGGACCGTCTTCAACATCGTCCATAGCGGCCGCGCCATGCGCATCGGCGTGTCGGAAGGCAAGGTGATCTATAATCCCGATGCGGAGGCCATCGCCCTGCCCGCGGGTCGCGCGCTCAGCGAGGACGAAAGCGGCCTGCGGGTCATGGATATCGCCCCCGATGCGGTCGCAAGCTGGCGTCAGGGACGGCTGACCTACGCCAACGCCCCGGTGACGCAGATCGGCGCCGAT
This region of Sphingobium sp. EM0848 genomic DNA includes:
- a CDS encoding RNA polymerase sigma factor, giving the protein MATGLSAIFMHNRPALLRFLRARGAGDESEDLLQDMWMKLEEKDLGPIADPLPYLYRMANNLMLDRYRSATRRERREQDWAEGAGGVMADPSEDIAIDERLILTERLDEARAVLRSLGPRIELVFRRFRIEGIGQRLIAEELGVSLTTVEKDLQKAYRAMIALKQKMDTE
- a CDS encoding FecR domain-containing protein, with product MMNEEALGWVIRTRDPEFADWEAFTQWLEADSGHAAAYDALMAADADLARIVPAEPVTIAVPANDPGTRGWRPMRWITGGAVAAALVGVVSVGMLNRSDIYTVTTRPGETRTIALDDGTRVDLNGGTVMRFDRHDARFAALDSGEAAFTVRHDAAHPFRVTVGSAVFEDAGTVFNIVHSGRAMRIGVSEGKVIYNPDAEAIALPAGRALSEDESGLRVMDIAPDAVASWRQGRLTYANAPVTQIGADIARSLGVQLTATPGAGAMHFTGTIRLDRDPARFFGQAAPLMGLSAVRQGNGWLLKEGDGPPR